The sequence below is a genomic window from Vicia villosa cultivar HV-30 ecotype Madison, WI unplaced genomic scaffold, Vvil1.0 ctg.000032F_1_1_3, whole genome shotgun sequence.
ACTCATTTTCATTGAGGTAAAATATGAGTTCAAGAGCCCTAGCCTATTTGTTAAATTCGAATATATCTTTGCTATAGGTGTTTGATACATGTGATTACTCTGACGTGTGAGTGTTGTGTCTGGTGTCTGGATTAGGGTTTCTTATTTTATGTTGTTGATGATAATGATATGTGTGTGACAGGAAGAGAATGGATTTGTTTCTCTGAAAATGGAAAAGCCAGTGGTGAACATGCTAGTTGCTGGACCGGTATTTTGGGTGGTTGGATCTATTCATAATTCATGTCAAGTATACGAGAGAGCAGATGGTCATGTTCAAATCTTGCAGCAGTTTGTGTACGTACCTTTTTTGATGGGGAGTTTATCATTCATGCTTGGTGCAATTCTTAATTATCACGAACAATACAAAGAGATTCACCACGGCATATACTTGCTTGTAAGCACTACTCCCTATCTAAAGGTTGTGATTAGTACGAGATTAGTGAAGTAATTAATGCATGTGTTGATGATTATTGATTTAGGGTGGGACATGGATTTGGCTAGGCATGTTTGGAAGCTCAATGTTCTTTATTGGTGGATTGACAAACTTAGTGAAAGTGTTCAAAATGCAACAAATGAATGGAATAAGATTGGAGAAACTGCGAGGTGGAGCACAAGAGAGGCTGGTGAATGCAAGAGAAGGAAGGGTTCCCTTGATTTTGGAGCAGCATCAacctataataaatattaaccgTCAATTGCCTGAGGAGACAAAAGTTGATATGCATATACCAATTCCTACTCCTTATAAGGATGTCCTAATTGGTTTGAGTAAATCATGATTAGTTGTAATTTGTTGTCATTTTGTCTTGTTATTGATTGAgactaatttttgtttttatatccAGTACATGTATGTAGATGTTAAGGAGGTGATGAATGTTGTAAACTGATAATAAAATTTCTAATCCTGATTGCAACATGAACAAATCAATAATAGTGATTATAGAGATTAAAAGGTTTGGATTAGATGAAAGTGATTCTTTAACTAAAGATAAAAGACGTCTCATGGATACTTGGATACTTCTAAAATGAAAAGTACCAGCACCCGGTACACGCCCATACCGCACTGTCCTAGTGATAATTTATTATacatatttatgtattttaatttttctttattgtatattaacattattttgtatcttttaaaacttttataaaaaCTTTTATAGTGATAATTTGTTATTAatctaataatttatttttttactctatattttataaataaaaatgatatttttatatcGTTTATTAGTTAACTTTATTACTCGCATATTTGATAGTTTATTAGttaactttattattttattaattaatattttatattttattaatcaactttgttttactattaaaaattatttttaatacacttcatttgttttattattaaaaattatttttaatatctaaaaattatttttaatatttaagcgtttattatctaaaaattatttttaatatttaagcgtTTATTAGA
It includes:
- the LOC131622550 gene encoding uncharacterized protein LOC131622550, with protein sequence MVKLASARDFRTYGPGLTRNRYEYINAGLYLFATVILCSGFVAQLSPEARSGLVLLLAALTIILAANLHDILAHFAGIDFRLALLSFDLQLFFVEFAAPFVQIIGTFLLFLGVLLIFIEEENGFVSLKMEKPVVNMLVAGPVFWVVGSIHNSCQVYERADGHVQILQQFVYVPFLMGSLSFMLGAILNYHEQYKEIHHGIYLLGGTWIWLGMFGSSMFFIGGLTNLVKVFKMQQMNGIRLEKLRGGAQERLVNAREGRVPLILEQHQPIININRQLPEETKVDMHIPIPTPYKDVLIGLSKS